A stretch of Mucilaginibacter terrae DNA encodes these proteins:
- a CDS encoding TlpA family protein disulfide reductase, whose protein sequence is MKKFIHCFFVLLWCFCVNQTKAQAPVTAPAKVYKMPKLDERSFVRDSSGKRYEYTAWSSMVASGRYAVKVATLPNEKPSLIIGRLNKEERKEAMGKLPQPAESTFFKTGEAFKPFNVPDITGQPVDMKQLAGKTVVMSFWFINNNNCRRQIPDLNDLVETYKGDPNVIFISVAMDDKEALNEFLQLTPFKYRHLERGKSIASKYNVNQFPTDVVIDKTGKVKFHTSGYSPATYYWIAKTIDEVKAS, encoded by the coding sequence ATGAAAAAGTTTATCCACTGCTTTTTTGTTTTGTTATGGTGCTTTTGTGTTAATCAAACAAAAGCCCAAGCACCCGTTACTGCTCCAGCCAAGGTATACAAAATGCCTAAGTTAGATGAGCGCTCTTTTGTGCGCGATTCATCGGGCAAGCGCTATGAATATACTGCCTGGAGCAGCATGGTAGCATCGGGGCGTTATGCGGTAAAGGTAGCCACTTTGCCTAACGAAAAGCCATCATTAATTATAGGTAGGTTAAATAAGGAGGAACGTAAGGAAGCCATGGGCAAACTGCCTCAGCCGGCCGAAAGTACATTCTTTAAAACAGGTGAAGCGTTTAAACCATTTAATGTGCCCGATATTACCGGACAGCCTGTGGACATGAAGCAACTGGCCGGAAAAACGGTAGTAATGAGTTTTTGGTTTATTAACAATAATAATTGCCGCCGCCAAATACCCGACCTTAACGATTTGGTAGAAACTTATAAAGGTGACCCCAATGTTATATTTATAAGTGTTGCTATGGATGATAAGGAAGCTTTGAACGAATTTTTGCAATTAACGCCATTTAAGTATCGCCACCTGGAGCGTGGAAAGAGCATTGCTTCAAAATATAATGTGAACCAGTTTCCAACTGATGTGGTGATTGATAAAACCGGGAAGGTGAAATTTCATACCTCGGGTTACTCGCCCGCTACCTATTACTGGATAGCTAAAACTATTGATGAAGTAAAAGCAAGCTAA
- a CDS encoding acyltransferase family protein, whose protein sequence is MANPVNTIKDFRYDINALRAIAIIGVLFFHYKVSYFDGGFAGVDVFFVISGYLMTRIIVKGLDKGGFSFADFYGKRLKRILPALLFLILLLTVACFFIYFPGDYRTAQRNAAASLLFVSNILYWKTTNYFATASDDNILLHTWSLSAEWQFYLLYPVLLLVLYKVVRNKKLHLPVFILVTLGLYVMAVKWSHRDQTSAFYLLPTRSWEMLFGGIAFLAQDYVKAFKARWLLALAGYAAIIFCYLTYKSGMFWPGTKTMVPVLATFLIIVANCDFKVLRFSAVQFIGKISYSLYLWHWPVFVIGQYLGFDLTPVSVIVYTLIAVVCGYISYRLVETRNYNSNPQILTAAFTLLIFTGCFAYLPANNIVFKNSTVNIANYKDMQNESKSKHDGPHCWISRNVNDFDKGECLAIIPQKKNFLLIGDSHAAQFAGVFREEFKKRNINLMQATASGCFAIKRPNGEARCRELMAYVYDDFIKNNSTKIDGVIICGNWVSGYKTRTDLVNDLKNTLAHLQKSNVPAVIIGQNETYKMTYPYILARENEYNVSISKKYLTPESVEINKYLKSNLKDSYIDVYNYGQTPKPVNDVPYMSDRNHLSTHGARLAMNKILANPAFVNMLN, encoded by the coding sequence ATGGCCAACCCGGTTAATACCATTAAAGATTTCAGATACGATATTAATGCTTTGAGGGCAATTGCCATTATTGGAGTATTGTTTTTCCACTATAAGGTAAGTTATTTTGATGGTGGTTTTGCAGGCGTAGATGTTTTCTTCGTTATTTCGGGCTATTTAATGACCCGTATAATTGTAAAGGGGCTTGATAAGGGAGGATTTTCATTTGCCGATTTTTACGGAAAGCGGCTCAAACGTATATTACCTGCTTTACTTTTTTTAATACTGCTGCTTACCGTTGCCTGTTTTTTTATTTATTTCCCGGGCGACTACCGCACCGCTCAGCGTAATGCAGCAGCCAGTTTATTATTTGTGTCAAATATTTTATACTGGAAAACCACCAATTACTTTGCCACCGCTTCAGACGATAATATATTACTACACACCTGGTCATTATCTGCCGAGTGGCAGTTTTATTTGTTATACCCTGTATTGCTATTAGTCTTATACAAGGTAGTCCGTAATAAAAAGCTTCATTTGCCGGTATTTATTTTGGTAACCCTGGGACTATATGTAATGGCCGTTAAGTGGAGCCACCGCGATCAAACTTCGGCTTTTTACCTTTTGCCAACCCGCTCGTGGGAAATGTTGTTTGGCGGTATTGCTTTTTTAGCTCAAGACTATGTTAAGGCATTTAAGGCACGTTGGCTATTAGCCCTTGCCGGGTATGCCGCCATAATATTTTGTTACCTCACTTATAAAAGCGGAATGTTTTGGCCCGGTACAAAAACTATGGTGCCTGTTTTGGCCACGTTTTTAATCATCGTAGCCAACTGCGATTTTAAGGTACTCAGGTTTTCAGCGGTGCAATTCATCGGTAAAATATCATACTCATTGTACCTGTGGCACTGGCCGGTATTTGTTATAGGGCAATACCTGGGTTTTGATCTAACCCCGGTATCGGTTATAGTGTATACGTTAATAGCTGTTGTATGCGGATATATATCTTACCGTTTGGTTGAAACGCGTAACTATAACAGCAACCCGCAAATTTTAACAGCTGCTTTTACTTTATTAATTTTTACCGGTTGTTTTGCTTACTTGCCTGCAAACAACATTGTTTTTAAAAACAGCACGGTTAACATTGCTAATTATAAAGACATGCAAAATGAGAGTAAAAGCAAGCATGATGGGCCTCACTGCTGGATATCAAGAAACGTAAATGATTTTGATAAAGGAGAATGCCTTGCTATTATTCCGCAAAAGAAAAACTTTTTGTTGATAGGTGATAGTCATGCTGCCCAGTTTGCAGGTGTATTCAGGGAAGAGTTTAAAAAGCGCAACATCAATTTAATGCAAGCTACGGCAAGCGGTTGTTTTGCCATAAAACGGCCAAATGGCGAAGCGCGTTGCCGTGAGCTGATGGCTTATGTTTATGATGACTTTATAAAAAACAACAGTACCAAAATTGACGGTGTAATTATATGCGGAAACTGGGTTAGCGGGTATAAAACCCGTACTGATTTGGTAAACGATTTAAAAAACACTTTAGCTCATTTGCAAAAAAGCAACGTACCTGCTGTAATTATAGGGCAAAACGAAACTTACAAAATGACTTATCCTTACATATTGGCGCGTGAAAATGAGTATAATGTAAGCATAAGCAAAAAGTATCTCACCCCCGAATCGGTTGAAATAAACAAGTACCTGAAAAGTAATCTGAAAGATAGCTATATAGACGTATACAACTACGGGCAAACTCCAAAACCGGTTAACGATGTTCCATACATGTCTGACCGTAATCACCTGAGCACTCATGGGGCAAGGCTGGCCATGAATAAAATTTTGGCGAACCCAGCTTTTGTAAATATGCTCAATTAA
- a CDS encoding Trm112 family protein produces MKLKTIEKLCCPFDKHDLTLQVLAKDTTESIIEGILSCTHCQRKYPIVYGVPIMAPDEYRQIQLEQPVMERWKLEYGISDLKLLP; encoded by the coding sequence ATGAAACTCAAAACCATTGAAAAGCTATGCTGTCCGTTTGATAAGCACGACCTCACCTTACAAGTGTTGGCAAAAGATACCACTGAAAGTATTATAGAAGGCATTTTAAGCTGCACCCACTGCCAGCGTAAATACCCTATTGTTTATGGCGTACCCATTATGGCCCCTGATGAATACCGCCAGATACAACTGGAACAGCCGGTAATGGAGCGGTGGAAATTGGAGTATGGGATTAGTGATTTGAAGTTGTTGCCGTAG
- a CDS encoding thiamine phosphate synthase, protein MEITHKITGGIYLVLDPARPLPLLLQKLEAALKGEINVVQIWNNWNADTDKLTLIEAIGSLCRQYNVPLFINEEWQLLTETLYLDGVHFDTIPKGYNLIKETVKRPFMAGITCSGDLDTVAWADENQLDYVSFCAMFPSPSAGSCSIVMPAIVKKAHESTLLPIFVSGGITPQNIIALKEKTPFDGVAVISGILSADDPQQQVQTYKDALSINP, encoded by the coding sequence ATGGAAATAACTCATAAAATAACAGGCGGCATTTACCTCGTGCTTGACCCGGCCAGGCCGCTGCCATTGCTCCTTCAAAAACTGGAAGCCGCCCTCAAAGGCGAAATTAATGTGGTGCAGATATGGAATAACTGGAATGCCGACACGGATAAACTAACGTTGATAGAAGCTATTGGTTCACTTTGCCGTCAATATAATGTTCCGTTGTTTATTAACGAGGAATGGCAATTACTTACCGAAACACTTTATTTAGATGGCGTTCATTTTGATACCATACCCAAAGGCTACAACCTCATAAAAGAAACAGTTAAACGACCTTTTATGGCAGGTATAACTTGCTCGGGCGATTTAGATACGGTTGCCTGGGCCGATGAAAATCAATTAGATTACGTTTCTTTTTGTGCCATGTTTCCATCGCCATCGGCCGGGAGTTGTAGTATTGTGATGCCTGCAATTGTAAAAAAGGCTCATGAATCCACTTTGCTTCCAATCTTTGTTTCGGGTGGAATTACTCCCCAAAACATTATCGCCCTCAAAGAAAAAACACCCTTCGATGGCGTGGCCGTTATATCGGGCATACTGAGCGCCGATGATCCTCAACAACAAGTACAAACTTATAAAGATGCGTTGAGCATCAACCCATAA
- the nth gene encoding endonuclease III has protein sequence MLKKERYQLLVEYFSKHQPDAETELHYSNPYELLVAVILSAQCTDKRINQVTPALFKRFPTPEDLAAADADEIFTYIRSVSYPNNKSKHLAGMGKMLVEQFNSQVPSDLNELQKLPGVGRKTANVIASVVYNAPAMAVDTHVFRVSNRIGLTTNARTPLAVEKQLIEFLPKETIAMAHHWLILHGRYICLARRPKCEICPLTHFCKYYQSGKAALVFSKTAKVAKKKTAKASIAKKVKVAKTDVVGDVKVTFVN, from the coding sequence ATGCTCAAAAAAGAACGCTATCAGTTACTTGTCGAATATTTTTCGAAACACCAGCCCGATGCCGAAACGGAACTGCACTATTCCAACCCATACGAGTTGCTGGTGGCGGTTATTTTATCGGCACAATGTACTGATAAGCGTATAAACCAGGTTACGCCAGCCTTGTTTAAGCGCTTCCCTACTCCTGAAGATTTGGCGGCTGCTGATGCTGATGAGATTTTTACTTATATACGCAGCGTAAGCTATCCTAACAACAAATCTAAACACCTGGCCGGGATGGGAAAAATGCTGGTTGAACAATTTAACAGCCAGGTACCATCAGACTTAAATGAGCTGCAAAAGCTGCCCGGTGTGGGCCGCAAAACAGCCAATGTAATTGCCTCGGTAGTTTACAATGCCCCGGCCATGGCAGTTGATACCCACGTATTCAGGGTAAGTAACCGCATTGGTTTAACCACCAATGCACGCACACCCTTGGCGGTTGAAAAGCAATTGATAGAATTTTTGCCTAAAGAAACTATAGCCATGGCACACCACTGGCTCATATTACATGGCCGTTATATTTGCTTGGCACGCCGTCCTAAATGCGAGATTTGCCCGTTAACGCATTTTTGCAAGTATTACCAAAGCGGCAAAGCAGCGTTGGTGTTTAGCAAAACGGCTAAAGTGGCTAAAAAGAAAACTGCCAAAGCAAGCATTGCAAAAAAGGTTAAAGTTGCTAAAACCGATGTTGTAGGCGATGTAAAGGTTACGTTTGTTAATTGA
- a CDS encoding AIR synthase-related protein, whose translation MALSGKISGGGFEQFILPKLGYHRPEIASGPAFGVDVSVINLPGGLGLALTSDPLSLIPSLGLQESAWLSVHLMANDMATTGFAPMYAQMVLNLPPTLSEDDFATYWSYIHKYCEAIGVAITGGHTGAIEGQNSTIAGGGTMLLTAPVNDILLSNKAEAGNVIIVTKECAMSSAALLAMCFPQTVKNKLGTEAYNKGCGLFYQTSSLIDALTATGLQTRYNEVTAMHDVTEGGVLGAIYEMAIASGNGVRVYNEQLPLGNAQQSICNLFGIDSRYCIGAGAMVMAVKKEHADNVLQRLTSVHVKATIVGEFTPHEQGYKLLENGTETDLPYYPKDPYWDAFFNAYKNGWK comes from the coding sequence ATGGCACTATCCGGAAAAATATCGGGCGGTGGTTTTGAGCAGTTCATACTACCCAAACTCGGCTATCATCGCCCCGAAATTGCCAGCGGCCCAGCCTTCGGTGTAGATGTGTCGGTTATTAACCTGCCCGGCGGCTTAGGCCTTGCACTCACCAGCGACCCGCTTTCACTTATCCCATCGCTGGGTTTGCAGGAGTCGGCCTGGTTATCGGTTCATTTAATGGCCAATGATATGGCTACCACAGGCTTTGCACCTATGTATGCACAAATGGTACTTAACCTGCCGCCTACTTTAAGCGAAGATGATTTTGCTACTTACTGGAGTTACATTCACAAATATTGCGAGGCTATTGGCGTTGCCATCACCGGTGGGCATACGGGTGCTATTGAAGGGCAAAATTCTACTATTGCAGGCGGAGGTACTATGCTGCTCACTGCTCCGGTAAACGATATACTGTTAAGCAATAAAGCCGAAGCCGGTAATGTAATTATTGTTACCAAAGAGTGCGCCATGTCATCGGCAGCATTGCTGGCTATGTGTTTCCCGCAAACGGTTAAAAACAAGCTGGGTACCGAAGCTTATAATAAGGGCTGCGGGTTGTTTTATCAAACATCATCATTAATTGATGCCCTTACCGCTACCGGGCTGCAAACACGATACAACGAGGTTACGGCCATGCACGATGTGACCGAGGGCGGTGTATTGGGTGCCATTTATGAAATGGCCATAGCATCTGGCAATGGAGTTAGGGTTTACAACGAGCAACTTCCTTTAGGCAATGCACAGCAAAGCATTTGTAATTTATTTGGTATCGATAGCCGGTATTGCATTGGAGCGGGAGCTATGGTTATGGCAGTAAAAAAAGAACATGCTGATAATGTATTGCAGCGCTTAACAAGTGTCCATGTAAAAGCAACAATTGTAGGAGAGTTTACACCACATGAACAAGGGTACAAGCTCCTTGAAAACGGTACTGAAACTGACCTACCCTACTACCCTAAAGACCCATACTGGGATGCCTTTTTTAATGCTTACAAAAACGGATGGAAGTAA
- a CDS encoding class I SAM-dependent methyltransferase, translating to MELEKNNSFGLMTQSLTNWQGRKEWFFNREHTDTYEQWYEGRYKRAEVWQKKVMGQLLGKDARVKELLEFGCGTTRFTRWWHEIGIDATGGDLSPFMLGQAVHLFKGDLVNADSHFMPFKDNTFDAVAFITTFEYYRDPVQVIREAARVGKHGIAFGMMNRNSPKVLRRRVQQMFGKNPFYVTATFYTPQMLISKIDEALQGRSYSLEWTCTGLPEWFPVQQWSVPVGDFFGLYVKFND from the coding sequence ATGGAATTAGAGAAAAACAACAGCTTCGGCCTCATGACCCAAAGCCTTACCAACTGGCAGGGGCGCAAAGAGTGGTTCTTTAACCGCGAGCACACTGATACTTACGAGCAATGGTACGAGGGCCGCTACAAAAGGGCCGAAGTATGGCAAAAAAAGGTAATGGGCCAGCTACTGGGAAAAGATGCGCGCGTTAAAGAACTCCTGGAATTTGGTTGCGGCACCACCCGTTTTACCCGCTGGTGGCACGAAATAGGCATTGATGCAACCGGTGGCGACTTGTCCCCCTTTATGCTGGGCCAAGCCGTGCACCTGTTTAAAGGCGATTTGGTAAATGCCGATTCGCACTTTATGCCTTTTAAAGATAACACCTTTGATGCCGTAGCCTTTATAACCACGTTTGAATACTACCGCGACCCGGTTCAGGTAATACGCGAGGCTGCCCGCGTGGGTAAACACGGCATAGCCTTTGGCATGATGAACCGCAACTCGCCCAAGGTATTGCGCAGGCGGGTGCAGCAAATGTTTGGGAAAAACCCTTTCTACGTTACCGCTACCTTTTATACTCCCCAAATGCTCATCAGCAAAATTGATGAAGCTTTGCAAGGTCGCAGCTACAGCCTGGAGTGGACTTGCACAGGCCTGCCCGAATGGTTTCCGGTACAGCAATGGAGCGTACCCGTGGGCGATTTTTTTGGCCTGTATGTTAAGTTTAACGATTAA
- a CDS encoding lipase family protein, protein MRSIFTILLTLTIYTSAKAQLKPGFDIQEYLEMLRISRQQTDSSIKFDETPKPQHYKRAYRSAVGPLVNRWELWADAEHKTAVISIRGTTSEGISWLENFYAAMVPAIGQLQLNDSTKFDYHLAENPKAAVHVGWLLGMADISPTVIQQVNKLYKSQGYKNIIIMGHSQGAAIAYLLRSHWAWLQKQLVIPADITFKTYCSAPPKPGNLYYAYDYNYLTRGGWGIAVTNAADWVPQTPFSIQTLDDFADPNPFGSIDAAVKGQSFFVKLYIKHVYNRLRKPPLRAVKNNRKYLGHMVYKFIKKSLPQFVEPQYADANLYTSCGVPVILMPDDVYRQKFPEDPKNVFTNHMFWPYYYLAEKEYRQPKTP, encoded by the coding sequence ATGAGGTCAATATTTACCATATTATTAACTCTCACAATATACACATCAGCAAAAGCGCAATTAAAGCCAGGTTTTGATATACAGGAATACCTGGAGATGTTACGTATATCGCGCCAGCAAACCGACTCATCTATAAAATTTGATGAAACGCCTAAGCCGCAGCATTATAAACGGGCATACCGCTCGGCTGTTGGTCCATTGGTAAACCGATGGGAACTATGGGCCGATGCCGAACATAAAACGGCAGTGATCAGTATCCGCGGTACAACCTCTGAAGGCATTAGCTGGCTCGAAAACTTTTATGCAGCCATGGTACCGGCCATTGGACAGTTGCAACTTAATGATAGCACCAAATTTGACTACCACCTGGCCGAAAACCCTAAAGCTGCAGTACACGTGGGCTGGTTATTGGGCATGGCCGATATATCGCCCACTGTAATACAGCAAGTTAACAAACTGTACAAAAGCCAGGGGTATAAAAACATCATCATTATGGGGCATAGCCAGGGAGCGGCCATAGCCTATTTATTGCGGTCGCATTGGGCCTGGTTACAAAAACAACTGGTTATTCCGGCTGATATTACTTTTAAAACCTATTGCAGCGCACCTCCCAAACCCGGCAACCTATATTATGCCTACGATTATAATTACCTGACCCGTGGCGGTTGGGGTATAGCCGTAACCAACGCGGCCGATTGGGTACCGCAAACGCCGTTCTCTATACAAACCCTTGATGATTTTGCTGATCCTAACCCATTCGGCAGTATTGATGCAGCGGTTAAAGGGCAATCGTTTTTTGTGAAGCTGTATATTAAACATGTATATAACAGGCTGCGGAAACCTCCACTGCGGGCGGTAAAAAACAACCGCAAATATTTAGGGCATATGGTGTATAAATTCATCAAAAAATCGCTACCACAGTTTGTTGAGCCTCAATATGCCGATGCCAACCTGTATACCAGTTGCGGGGTACCTGTTATTTTAATGCCCGATGATGTTTATCGTCAAAAATTCCCTGAGGACCCGAAGAATGTGTTTACCAACCATATGTTTTGGCCTTATTACTATTTAGCCGAAAAGGAATATAGGCAACCCAAAACGCCCTGA
- a CDS encoding RNA polymerase sigma factor, whose translation MDFNLKSDQELIHLYIAGDEGGLVELIRRYKSKIYTSIYLLVKDEYLAEDIFQDTFIKVINTLKAGKYNEEGKFLPWVSRIAHNLVIDHFRREKRAPLVSSGDDFDIFEVLGHYDESTEDRMVREQTHKDLKALIHLLPAEQKEVLIMRHFGDMSFKEIADVTEVSINTALGRMRYALNNLRKMMQTKELSLKN comes from the coding sequence ATGGATTTTAATTTGAAAAGTGATCAGGAGTTAATCCATCTATACATAGCGGGCGATGAAGGGGGGCTTGTTGAGCTTATCCGACGTTATAAGTCTAAAATTTACACTTCCATTTACTTATTGGTTAAAGACGAGTATCTGGCCGAGGATATTTTTCAGGATACCTTTATTAAGGTAATTAATACCCTCAAAGCCGGTAAATATAATGAAGAAGGTAAGTTTTTACCTTGGGTAAGCCGTATTGCACACAATTTGGTTATTGACCATTTCCGTCGCGAAAAGCGTGCTCCGTTGGTGAGTAGTGGCGACGACTTTGATATTTTTGAGGTATTAGGCCATTATGACGAAAGTACTGAAGACCGCATGGTACGCGAGCAAACCCATAAAGATTTAAAAGCGCTGATACATTTACTCCCTGCCGAGCAAAAAGAAGTGTTAATCATGCGCCACTTTGGCGACATGAGCTTTAAAGAAATTGCTGACGTTACCGAGGTGAGTATTAACACGGCTTTGGGCCGTATGCGCTATGCCCTTAACAACCTGCGCAAGATGATGCAGACCAAAGAATTGAGCTTGAAGAACTAA
- the uvrA gene encoding excinuclease ABC subunit UvrA, with product MLETEKDPQRHIIIKGARVHNLKNMDIAIPKNQLVVITGMSGSGKSSLAFDTLYAEGQRRYVESLSSYARQFLGRMNKPDVDYIKGIAPAIAIEQKVITSNPRSTVGTSTEIYDYLKLLFSRIGKTISPVSGVQVKKDTVTDVVNLAQTMPDDTQLTILCPLHPHNNRSLKEELAVLMQKGFVRVEYNGKVSRIEALLEDESITNEPLTPKDELRIVIDRVTMNQEEETMSRIADSAQTAFFEGKGDCYVRYQKPEEDKETENFFCDRFELDGIRFEEPTPNFFSFNNPYGACRKCEGYGKVIGIDEDLVIPDKSKSIYDNAIAPWRGEKMGEWNQRLITQADKFNFPIHRPYSQLSDKEKKVLWTGNKYFQGLDAFFKEIEEQTYKIQYRVILSRYRGKTTCPDCKGSRLRPDATYVKIAGHSITDIVLMPLDKAKEFFSTLQLDEHDAKIAKRLLMEITNRISFLNDVGLGYLTLNRLSNTLSGGESQRINLATSLGSSLVGSVYVLDEPSIGLHPRDTQRLITVLKSLRDVGNTVLVVEHEEEIMQAADHIIDIGPEAGTHGGQLIFSGTYDQILTDDNSLTGKYLSGREEIEQPEYRRKWNDFVEIKGARENNLQNIDVKFPLGVLSVVTGVSGSGKTSLVKRILHPALQKVLGNYSGEQTGAYDSIEGDYSKIEAVEMVDQNPIGRSSRSNPVTYVKAWDEIRNLYAAQPAAKAGGLKPSAFSFNVEGGRCDVCQGEGEVKIEMQFMADIFLPCEACNGKRFKQHILDITYQEKNVSEVLEMTIDEAIEFFVNEPKVLNKIKPLQDVGLGYVQLGQSSNTLSGGEAQRIKLASFLIKGNNASKTLFIFDEPTTGLHFADIKKLLKSFNALLEQGNTIIVIEHNMDVIKCADWIIDIGPGGGNHGGTLVFEGLPEDLLKNKKSFTGQFLKERLGK from the coding sequence ATGTTAGAAACCGAAAAAGATCCACAACGTCATATTATTATAAAAGGTGCCCGTGTTCATAATTTAAAAAACATGGACATTGCCATACCCAAAAACCAACTGGTGGTGATAACGGGCATGTCGGGCTCGGGCAAATCGTCGTTGGCGTTTGATACGTTGTATGCCGAGGGGCAGCGCCGTTATGTGGAAAGTCTTTCATCATATGCCCGCCAGTTTTTGGGCCGTATGAATAAGCCCGATGTGGATTATATTAAAGGTATAGCCCCTGCCATAGCCATTGAGCAAAAGGTAATTACCAGTAACCCGCGTTCAACCGTGGGTACCAGTACCGAGATATATGATTACCTGAAGCTATTGTTCTCGCGCATTGGCAAAACAATATCGCCGGTATCGGGCGTACAGGTAAAAAAAGATACCGTTACCGATGTGGTTAACCTGGCTCAAACTATGCCCGATGATACGCAGCTAACTATACTGTGTCCGCTGCATCCGCATAACAACCGCAGCTTAAAAGAAGAGCTGGCCGTTTTGATGCAAAAAGGTTTTGTAAGGGTAGAGTACAACGGCAAAGTATCGCGCATTGAGGCTTTGCTGGAAGACGAGTCGATTACCAATGAGCCGCTTACGCCTAAGGATGAGTTACGCATAGTGATTGACCGTGTGACCATGAACCAGGAAGAGGAAACCATGAGCCGCATTGCCGATTCGGCCCAAACCGCGTTTTTTGAGGGTAAAGGTGATTGCTACGTACGCTACCAAAAGCCTGAAGAAGATAAAGAAACCGAAAACTTTTTTTGCGACCGCTTTGAGTTGGATGGCATCAGGTTTGAAGAGCCTACGCCCAACTTTTTCAGCTTTAATAATCCTTATGGGGCTTGCCGCAAATGTGAGGGGTACGGTAAGGTAATTGGTATTGATGAAGATTTGGTAATTCCGGACAAGAGCAAATCTATTTATGACAATGCCATTGCCCCTTGGCGTGGCGAAAAAATGGGCGAATGGAATCAGCGATTAATAACCCAGGCCGATAAATTCAACTTCCCTATTCATCGCCCATACAGCCAATTGAGCGATAAGGAAAAGAAAGTGTTATGGACCGGGAACAAATATTTTCAGGGACTGGATGCATTTTTTAAAGAAATAGAAGAGCAGACCTATAAAATACAGTACCGCGTAATACTTTCGCGCTACCGCGGAAAAACCACCTGCCCCGATTGTAAGGGCAGCCGCTTACGCCCCGATGCTACTTATGTGAAAATTGCCGGCCACTCTATTACCGATATTGTGTTGATGCCTTTGGATAAGGCAAAGGAATTTTTCAGTACGCTGCAATTAGACGAGCACGATGCCAAAATTGCCAAACGCTTGCTGATGGAAATAACTAACCGCATCAGCTTTTTAAATGATGTGGGCTTGGGTTATTTAACGCTTAACCGTTTGTCGAACACGCTTTCGGGCGGCGAATCGCAGCGTATTAACCTGGCAACCTCGCTGGGCAGCAGTTTGGTAGGTTCGGTCTATGTGCTGGATGAGCCAAGTATTGGTTTGCACCCGCGCGATACGCAAAGGTTGATCACCGTGCTAAAATCATTACGAGATGTAGGCAACACCGTTTTGGTGGTTGAGCACGAGGAAGAAATTATGCAGGCCGCCGATCATATTATTGATATTGGCCCGGAGGCAGGAACGCATGGAGGGCAACTGATATTCTCGGGCACGTACGACCAGATATTGACCGACGACAACAGTCTTACCGGCAAATACCTCAGTGGTCGCGAGGAGATCGAGCAACCCGAGTATCGCCGTAAATGGAACGATTTTGTGGAGATAAAAGGTGCCCGCGAAAATAACCTGCAAAACATCGATGTGAAATTTCCGCTGGGCGTACTTTCGGTAGTTACAGGTGTGTCGGGTTCGGGTAAAACCAGTTTGGTGAAGCGTATTCTGCACCCGGCCTTGCAAAAGGTATTGGGCAATTATTCGGGCGAGCAAACCGGTGCTTACGATAGTATTGAGGGCGATTACAGCAAGATAGAAGCCGTTGAAATGGTGGACCAAAACCCCATCGGCCGTTCATCGCGCTCAAACCCGGTAACTTATGTAAAAGCCTGGGATGAGATACGTAACCTGTATGCTGCCCAACCAGCCGCCAAAGCCGGCGGACTAAAGCCATCGGCATTTTCTTTTAACGTAGAAGGCGGCCGTTGCGATGTTTGCCAGGGCGAAGGAGAGGTGAAGATAGAGATGCAGTTTATGGCCGATATTTTCCTGCCTTGCGAAGCTTGTAATGGTAAACGCTTTAAACAGCACATACTGGATATTACCTACCAGGAAAAAAACGTATCGGAAGTGCTGGAAATGACCATCGATGAAGCCATTGAGTTTTTTGTTAATGAACCCAAGGTGCTTAATAAGATCAAGCCATTGCAGGATGTTGGCTTAGGATATGTTCAATTAGGGCAATCATCAAACACCCTTTCGGGTGGTGAGGCACAGCGTATTAAGCTGGCTTCATTCTTAATTAAAGGTAACAACGCCAGCAAAACCCTGTTCATATTTGATGAGCCGACTACCGGCCTGCACTTTGCCGATATTAAAAAGTTGCTCAAATCATTCAACGCCCTGTTAGAGCAGGGCAACACCATAATTGTAATTGAGCACAATATGGATGTGATAAAATGCGCCGATTGGATAATAGACATTGGCCCAGGTGGCGGCAACCACGGAGGCACTCTTGTTTTTGAGGGCTTACCTGAGGATTTGCTGAAAAACAAAAAAAGTTTTACCGGCCAGTTTTTAAAGGAGCGATTGGGTAAGTAA